One window of Trifolium pratense cultivar HEN17-A07 linkage group LG5, ARS_RC_1.1, whole genome shotgun sequence genomic DNA carries:
- the LOC123887288 gene encoding lysophospholipid acyltransferase 1-like produces MELQLDSMAASIGVSVAVLRFLLCFVATIPFSFLWRFVPGRLPKHFYSAAVGVFLSYLSFGFSSNLHFLVPMVLGYASMIIYRQRCGIITFFLGFGYLIGCHVYYMSGDAWKEGGIDATGALMVLVLKVISCAINYNDGILKEEGLRDAQKKNRLIKLPSVIEYIGFCLCCGSHFAGPVFEMKDYLDWTEGKGIWSSGAKGSKPSPYGATIRALLQAGFCMGLYLNLVPYFPLSKFTDPSYHEWGFLKKLGYQYMSGFTARWKYYFIWSISEASIIISGLGFSGWTDSSPPKPCWDRAKNVDILGVELAKSAVVIPAVWNIQVSTWLRHYVYERLIQSGKKPGFLQLLATQTISAVWHGLYPGYIIFFVQSALMIAGSRVIYRWQQGVPPTNAVVKNALVFSNFAYTLLVLNYSCVGFMVLSLHETLASYGSVYFIGTALPIVIILLGKVIKPGRPARSKTQKEQ; encoded by the exons ATGGAGCTTCAACTAGATTCCATGGCCGCTTCTATTGGTGTTTCCGTCGCCGTTCTCCGTTTCCTTCTCTGTTTCGTCGCCACCATTCCGTTCAGCTTTCTATGGCGTTTTGTTCCCGGTCGTCTCCCTAAACACTTCTACTCCGCCGCCGTCGGTGTTTTCCTTTCTTATCTTTCCTTCGGATTCTCTTCCAATCTTCACTTTCTTGTTCCCATGGTTCTCGGTTACGCTTCTATGATAATTTATCGTCAACGATGTGGTATCATCACTTTTTTCTTGGGATTCGGTTACCTCATTGGCTG tCATGTGTATTACATGAGTGGTGATGCATGGAAAGAAGGTGGAATAGATGCAactg GGGCTTTAATGGTATTGGTACTGAAGGTTATATCATGTGCTATTAATTATAATGATGGAATATTGAAAGAGGAAGGTTTGCGTGATGCGCAGAAGAAGAATCGATTGATTAAATTGCCGTCGGTTATtgagtatattggtttttgtttatgttgtgGGAGTCATTTTGCTGGTCCTGTTTTTGAGATGAAGGATTATCTTGATTGGACTGAAGGAAAAGGG ATTTGGAGTTCTGGTGCAAAAGGATCGAAACCATCACCTTATGGGGCGACGATTCGAGCCCTACTCCAAGCTGGTTTTTGCATGGGATTGTACTTAAACCTTGTGCCTTATTTTCCTTTGTCTAAGTTTACCGATCCTTCATACCATGAATGGGGTTTCTTGAAAAAGTTGGGTTACCAGTATATGTCTGGTTTCACAGCACGTTGGAAATATTATTTCATTTGGTCGATTTCAGAAGCTTCTATTATTATCTCCGGCTTGGGTTTCAGTGGCTGGACTGATTCCTCTCCACCAAAGCCATGCTGGGACCGAGCTAAAAACGTAGATATATTAGGTGTTGAATTGGCAAAGAGTGCAGTTGTAATTCCAGCTGTGTGGAATATTCAAGTCAGCACCTGGCTTCGTCATT ATGTTTATGAAAGGCTTATCCAGAGTGGGAAGAAACCAGGTTTCCTTCAGTTGCTTGCCACACAAACCATTAGTGCTGTTTGGCAT GGGCTGTATCCTGGATACATTATATTCTTTGTTCAGTCAGCATTGATGATTGCCGGTTCCAGAG TCATTTACAGATGGCAACAAGGCGTGCCTCCAACAAATGCCGTGGTTAAGAATGCCTTGGTGTTCTCCAATTTTGCTTACACACTTTTGGTTCTAAATTATTCCTGTGTTGGCTTCATG GTATTAAGTCTGCATGAAACTCTTGCTTCATATGGAAGCGTGTATTTTATCGGAACTGCTCTTCCAATTGTTATCATCCTTCTCGGTAAAGTAATCAAACCTGGAAGGCCTGCCAGATCGAAAACTCAAAAGGAACAGTGA
- the LOC123887289 gene encoding F-box protein PP2-A12-like, with product MCLNSFLQIYTTQDTLYRTEQQQHSTPIPATRSSELMGIRFSISSSQPSKPSLGELPESCVAVIMEYMDPPQICKLASLNRAFRAASSADFVWESKLPPNYHLIIRKIFDVSFPSHLEKRGIYSRLCSLNTFDGGTKKVWLDRSMGKLCLSISAKGLSITYIDDRRYWNHIPTEESTFSSVAYLQQIWWFEVDGEVEFPFPAGTYSLFFRIHLGKASKRFGRRVCNTEHVHGWDIKPVRFQLWTSDGQYVASQCFLKGPGKWRYYHAGDFVVEDGNVSTKVKFSMTQIDCTHTKGGLCLDSVFVYPSEFRKVKEFLN from the exons atgtGTTTAAACTCTTTCCTCCAGATATATACAACACAAGACACACTATACAGAACAGAGCAACAACAACACTCAACACCGATTCCAGCAACTCGTTCATCTGAGTTAATGGGTATCCGGTTCTCAATTTCATCATCACAACCGTCAAAACCGAGTTTAGGAGAATTACCTGAAAGCTGCGTAGCTGTTATAATGGAATATATGGATCCACCTCAGATTTGTAAATTAGCTTCTTTGAATCGAGCTTTTCGTGCTGCTTCTTCAGCTGATTTTGTTTGGGAATCCAAACTACCCCCTAATTATCACCTCATCATCCGCAAAATATTCGATGTTTCTTTTCCTTCTCATTTAGAGAAAAGAGGAATTTATTCGCGCCTCTGTTCTCTTAATACCTTCGATGGAGGCACAAAG AAAGTTTGGTTGGATAGAAGCATGGGTAAGCTATGTTTGTCTATTTCGGCTAAAGGATTGTCAATAACATATATTGATGATAGAAGATATTGGAACCATATACCTACTGAAGAATCAAC ATTCAGTAGTGTTGCATATCTCCAGCAAATCTGGTGGTTTGAAGTGGATGGTGAAGTTGAGTTCCCATTTCCAGCTGGAACATATAGCTTATTCTTCAGAATACATCTTGGAAAAGCCTCCAAAAGATTTGGAAGAAGGGTTTGCAACACAGAACATGTTCATGGGTGGGATATAAAGCCAGTTAGATTCCAGCTATGGACTTCAGATGGACAGTATGTTGCATCACAGTGTTTTCTGAAAGGTCCGGGCAAATGGCGCTATTACCATGCCGGCGATTTTGTAGTTGAAGATGGTAATGTATCAACAAAAGTTAAATTCTCTATGACTCAAATTGATTGCACACATACTAAAGGTGGTCTCTGTTTAGATTCTGTTTTTGTGTATCCTAGTGAATTTAGAAAGGTTAAAGAATTTTTGAACTAA
- the LOC123887291 gene encoding plant UBX domain-containing protein 8 isoform X1: MARPNQETIDTFISITGVSEPIALQKLQEHGGSLNEAVNAYFSEGDRNLTTSSAAVPQGDFMDIDDQHEDEILRPPSLLSLARNLDPFSLLDPTRSIFDTHLGTTNQTPFVTHPREVREIPIEVNDGSQSTPQAGHIPIVEDVTGTVHAQGPDIHGSVVILDDDDEDDNTPPAQTHSSPDRVVRPSAPNFENLPDSSNDIEEEMIRAAIEASKREAEENYSNHELGRQTDLSESGPNPRQTFLEDPELAHAVSLSLRTAEQEKARRVQEGDVGGPTAGPSKAPGVELGEVSSNGRLQAGSLSFKDEDEDEDIEEVPLVRNTSRHVSLTSTGSGKEAEFIESSTVASTAVEESSSPPENNDSSFQSHEWGGISSVEHDEAVMLEAAMFGGIPEGSSYRHAYAPHEFMQNRGFHPQPAPLAYRPPSPSLEAQRLIREQQDDEYLASLQADREKELKAIEEAEAAREEERRRAEESHKKLQEERVIINLYLIAWFFSLPLGYIGDWPMQALSNSYFPRDRNCVPVSVLLILAFCINCQELEAQLAAKEVSLPPEPSSDDDKAVNLLVKMPDGSRRGRRFLRSDKLQSLFDFIDIGRQVKPSSYRLVRPYPRRAFGVEESAVTLDELGLTNKQEALFLELVV, translated from the exons ATGGCGAGACCTAATCAAGAGACGATTGATACATTCATCAGCATCACCGGCGTATCTGAACCAATCGCACTTCAAAAACTCCAG GAGCATGGTGGCAGTCTTAATGAAGCTGTAAATGCATATTTTAGCGAAGGAGACAGAAATTTGACGACCAG CTCCGCTGCAGTTCCTCAAGGGGATTTCATGGATATAGATGATCAGCATGAGGATGAAATTCTTAGACCTCCATCTCTCTTATCTTTAGCAAGAAATCTCGATCCATTTTCTCTTCTTGATCCTACAAGAAGTATATTTGATACTCACCTTGGTACAACAAACCAGACACCGTTTGTTACACATCCAAGAGAGGTAAGGGAAATTCCGATAGAAGTTAATGATGGTAGTCAATCCACTCCTCAAGCTGGCCATATTCCAATCGTCGAAGATGTCACTGGAACTGTTCATGCCCAAGGTCCAGATATACACGGGAGTGTCGTAATACTTGATGATGACGATGAAGATGACAATACTCCACCTGCTCAGACCCATTCTTCACCTGACAGAGTTGTGAGACCTAGTGCTCCCAACTTTGAGAATTTACCAGATAGTAGCAATGACATAGAAGAAGAAATGATTCGTGCAGCCATTGAGGCATCCAAACGGGAGGCTGAGGAAAACTACAGCAATCACGAACTTGGCAGACAAACT GACTTGAGTGAATCTGGGCCTAACCCAAGGCAAACATTTTTAGAGGATCCTGAGCTTGCCCATGCAGTTTCATTGTCCCTGAGG ACAGCAGAGCAAGAAAAAGCACGGCGTGTACAAGAAGGTGATGTTGGAGGACCTACAGCAGGGCCATCTAAGGCACCGGGAGTTGAATTAGGGGAAGTATCTTCAAATGGAag ATTGCAGGCAGGAAGCTTATCCTttaaagatgaagatgaagatgaagatataGAGGAGGTGCCTTTGGTTAGGAACACGTCTAGACATGTGTCACTTACCTCCACAGGATCAGGCAAAGAGGCTGAATTTATCGAGTCTAGCACAGTGGCAAGCACAGCAGTTGAGGAAAGCAGTAGTCCTCCTGAGAATAATGACAGTTCGTTCCAATCTCATGAA TGGGGGGGCATTTCTTCTGTAGAGCATGATGAAGCAGTAATGCTTGAGGCCGCAATGTTTGGTGGAATCCCGGAAGGAAGTAGTTATCGCCATGCTTATGCACCACACGAGTTCATGCAGAATAGGGGTTTCCATCCCCAGCCCGCACCTCTTGCATATCGCCCACCTTCACCATCATTGGAGGCTCAACGCTTGATAAGGGAACAACAG GATGATGAATACCTTGCATCATTACAAGCAGACAGAGAAAAAGAATTGAAGGCCATAGAGGAAGCTGAGGCTGCTCGTGAAGAGGAAAGGCGGAGAGCAGAAGAATCTCACAAGAAATTACAGGAAGAGCGGGTAATAATAAATTTGTACCTAATTGCATGGTTTTTTTCATTGCCCCTTGGATACATTGGTGATTGGCCTATGCAAGCTCTATCTAACTCATATTTTCCTAGGGATAGAAATTGTGTTCCTGTTTCCGTGTTACTTATTCTTGCATTTTGCATAAACTGTCAGGAATTGGAAGCACAGTTAGCTGCCAAAGAAGTCTCTCTACCACCTGAACCATCCTCAGATGATGATAAAGCTGTGAACCTGCTGGTGAAAATGCCAGATGGCAGCCGTCGTGGGCGTCGATTCCTAAGATCTGATAAACTCCAG TCCCTTTTCGACTTCATAGATATTGGTAGACAGGTGAAACCAAGCAGTTACAGACTG GTGAGACCATATCCTAGGCGTGCCTTTGGTGTTGAAGAAAGTGCTGTGACACTCGATGAACTTGGCCTAACGAACAAGCAAGAAGCTTTGTTTTTAGAGTTAGTCGTCTGA
- the LOC123887291 gene encoding plant UBX domain-containing protein 8 isoform X2, translating into MARPNQETIDTFISITGVSEPIALQKLQEHGGSLNEAVNAYFSEGDRNLTTSSAAVPQGDFMDIDDQHEDEILRPPSLLSLARNLDPFSLLDPTRSIFDTHLGTTNQTPFVTHPREVREIPIEVNDGSQSTPQAGHIPIVEDVTGTVHAQGPDIHGSVVILDDDDEDDNTPPAQTHSSPDRVVRPSAPNFENLPDSSNDIEEEMIRAAIEASKREAEENYSNHELGRQTDLSESGPNPRQTFLEDPELAHAVSLSLRTAEQEKARRVQEGDVGGPTAGPSKAPGVELGEVSSNGRLQAGSLSFKDEDEDEDIEEVPLVRNTSRHVSLTSTGSGKEAEFIESSTVASTAVEESSSPPENNDSSFQSHEWGGISSVEHDEAVMLEAAMFGGIPEGSSYRHAYAPHEFMQNRGFHPQPAPLAYRPPSPSLEAQRLIREQQDDEYLASLQADREKELKAIEEAEAAREEERRRAEESHKKLQEERELEAQLAAKEVSLPPEPSSDDDKAVNLLVKMPDGSRRGRRFLRSDKLQSLFDFIDIGRQVKPSSYRLVRPYPRRAFGVEESAVTLDELGLTNKQEALFLELVV; encoded by the exons ATGGCGAGACCTAATCAAGAGACGATTGATACATTCATCAGCATCACCGGCGTATCTGAACCAATCGCACTTCAAAAACTCCAG GAGCATGGTGGCAGTCTTAATGAAGCTGTAAATGCATATTTTAGCGAAGGAGACAGAAATTTGACGACCAG CTCCGCTGCAGTTCCTCAAGGGGATTTCATGGATATAGATGATCAGCATGAGGATGAAATTCTTAGACCTCCATCTCTCTTATCTTTAGCAAGAAATCTCGATCCATTTTCTCTTCTTGATCCTACAAGAAGTATATTTGATACTCACCTTGGTACAACAAACCAGACACCGTTTGTTACACATCCAAGAGAGGTAAGGGAAATTCCGATAGAAGTTAATGATGGTAGTCAATCCACTCCTCAAGCTGGCCATATTCCAATCGTCGAAGATGTCACTGGAACTGTTCATGCCCAAGGTCCAGATATACACGGGAGTGTCGTAATACTTGATGATGACGATGAAGATGACAATACTCCACCTGCTCAGACCCATTCTTCACCTGACAGAGTTGTGAGACCTAGTGCTCCCAACTTTGAGAATTTACCAGATAGTAGCAATGACATAGAAGAAGAAATGATTCGTGCAGCCATTGAGGCATCCAAACGGGAGGCTGAGGAAAACTACAGCAATCACGAACTTGGCAGACAAACT GACTTGAGTGAATCTGGGCCTAACCCAAGGCAAACATTTTTAGAGGATCCTGAGCTTGCCCATGCAGTTTCATTGTCCCTGAGG ACAGCAGAGCAAGAAAAAGCACGGCGTGTACAAGAAGGTGATGTTGGAGGACCTACAGCAGGGCCATCTAAGGCACCGGGAGTTGAATTAGGGGAAGTATCTTCAAATGGAag ATTGCAGGCAGGAAGCTTATCCTttaaagatgaagatgaagatgaagatataGAGGAGGTGCCTTTGGTTAGGAACACGTCTAGACATGTGTCACTTACCTCCACAGGATCAGGCAAAGAGGCTGAATTTATCGAGTCTAGCACAGTGGCAAGCACAGCAGTTGAGGAAAGCAGTAGTCCTCCTGAGAATAATGACAGTTCGTTCCAATCTCATGAA TGGGGGGGCATTTCTTCTGTAGAGCATGATGAAGCAGTAATGCTTGAGGCCGCAATGTTTGGTGGAATCCCGGAAGGAAGTAGTTATCGCCATGCTTATGCACCACACGAGTTCATGCAGAATAGGGGTTTCCATCCCCAGCCCGCACCTCTTGCATATCGCCCACCTTCACCATCATTGGAGGCTCAACGCTTGATAAGGGAACAACAG GATGATGAATACCTTGCATCATTACAAGCAGACAGAGAAAAAGAATTGAAGGCCATAGAGGAAGCTGAGGCTGCTCGTGAAGAGGAAAGGCGGAGAGCAGAAGAATCTCACAAGAAATTACAGGAAGAGCGG GAATTGGAAGCACAGTTAGCTGCCAAAGAAGTCTCTCTACCACCTGAACCATCCTCAGATGATGATAAAGCTGTGAACCTGCTGGTGAAAATGCCAGATGGCAGCCGTCGTGGGCGTCGATTCCTAAGATCTGATAAACTCCAG TCCCTTTTCGACTTCATAGATATTGGTAGACAGGTGAAACCAAGCAGTTACAGACTG GTGAGACCATATCCTAGGCGTGCCTTTGGTGTTGAAGAAAGTGCTGTGACACTCGATGAACTTGGCCTAACGAACAAGCAAGAAGCTTTGTTTTTAGAGTTAGTCGTCTGA
- the LOC123887290 gene encoding scarecrow-like protein 28, with product MLAGCSSSTLLSPTHRLRSEASAQFQACHFQLPSMSTQRLDLPCSFPRKDGSSRSQQTLRPVGVSVEKSEVKNSNNSSSNCSLQQNIRLPPLATTAHTLAEVKDEEFWEKGGRSLKRLAEHGSLDESFTNRVKRKKGNSGDENFDEFERESFSLAQFGAGNFWSVHGFGGFNSPSLPFSLNCSGDEERVCFAPAEVVSAPLPLSNNPWLESAVTKITNFGEGSHQHQHHHVNEGSVSNGSSESQSLSLRLNENASEHEDGNGSGNPYQHEGTEVETGEEDEEEEHRGFELLSLLTGCVDAIGSRNVAAINHFIAKLGDLASPRGTCISRICAYYTEALAIRVTRLWPHVFQITATTRDFDRVVDDDEMITALRLLNQVTPIPKFLHFTSNEMLLRAFEGKERVHIIDFDIKQGLQWPSLFQSLASRTNPPSHVRITGVGESKQELNETGDRLAGFAEALNLPFEFHPVVDRLEDVRLWMLHVKEHETVAVNCVMQLHKILYDGSGGALRDFLGLIRSTNPTMVVMAEQEAEHNEARLDSRVCNSLKYYSALFDSIDHSGLPLESPMRIKIEEMFAREIRNIIACEGRDRLERHRSFGNWRKMMVEHGGFRCMGVTDREMIQSQFLLRMYSCDNYSVQKQEQEGATALTLGWLDQPLYTVSSWAPVDAAGSSSSFSQAA from the coding sequence ATGTTGGCTGGTTGTTCTAGCTCGACATTGTTGTCACCAACACACAGATTAAGGAGTGAAGCATCAGCACAGTTTCAAGCTTGTCATTTTCAGCTACCATCAATGAGCACACAGAGATTGGATTTACCTTGTAGCTTTCCGAGGAAAGACGGTTCTTCGCGTTCGCAGCAGACATTGAGGCCGGTCGGGGTATCAGTTGAGAAGTCTGAAGTCAAGAACAGCAATAACAGCAGCAGTAATTGTTCTCTGCAACAGAACATTCGGTTACCGCCTTTAGCGACGACTGCACATACATTGGCAGAGGTTAAGGATGAGGAGTTTTGGGAGAAAGGTGGGAGGAGTTTGAAGAGGCTTGCAGAACATGGATCTTTGGATGAGTCTTTTACTAATAGGGTTAAGAGGAAAAAGGGTAATAGTGGTGATGAgaattttgatgaatttgaaaGGGAAAGTTTCAGTTTGGCACAATTTGGTGCTGGAAACTTTTGGTCTGTTCATGGTTTTGGAGGGTTTAATAGCCCTTCACTTCCTTTCTCTTTGAATTGTTCCGGAGATGAGGAAAGGGTTTGTTTTGCTCCTGCTGAAGTGGTTTCTGCACCTTTGCCTTTGTCCAACAATCCTTGGCTTGAATCTGCTGTAACAAAGATCACCAATTTTGGTGAAGGTAGCCACCAGCATCAACATCATCATGTCAACGAAGGTTCGGTTTCAAATGGTTCATCAGAAAGCCAGAGTTTGAGTCTGAGGTTGAATGAGAATGCATCAGAACATGAAGATGGTAATGGTTCAGGGAATCCTTATCAGCATGAAGGAACTGAAGTGGAGACAGGagaagaggatgaagaagagGAGCATCGCGGGTTTGAGCTTTTGAGCTTGCTTACTGGTTGTGTTGATGCTATTGGATCAAGGAATGTTGCTGCAATCAACCATTTCATTGCAAAATTGGGTGATCTTGCTTCTCCAAGAGGAACCTGCATAAGCCGAATTTGTGCTTATTATACCGAAGCCTTAGCCATCAGAGTCACCAGGCTTTGGCCTCATGTTTTTCAAATCACAGCTACTACTCGTGATTTCGATAGGGtggttgatgatgatgaaatgaTCACTGCATTGAGGCTTCTTAACCAGGTTACCCCAATTCCAAAGTTTCTTCATTTCACATCAAATGAGATGCTGTTGAGGGCTTTTGAAGGGAAAGAAAGGGTTCACATTATAGACTTTGACATAAAGCAAGGACTTCAATGGCCTAGCTTGTTCCAAAGTTTAGCTTCAAGGACTAATCCTCCAAGCCATGTTCGAATCACCGGCGTGGGGGAATCGAAGCAAGAGTTGAATGAAACCGGAGACAGACTAGCAGGGTTTGCTGAGGCTTTGAACCTTCCCTTTGAGTTCCATCCTGTGGTGGACAGACTTGAAGATGTGAGGCTTTGGATGCTTCATGTGAAGGAACATGAAACTGTGGCTGTGAACTGTGTTATGCAGCTTCATAAGATCCTTTATGATGGTAGTGGAGGAGCATTGAGGGACTTTTTGGGTCTCATTCGCAGCACAAATCCTACAATGGTGGTTATGGCAGAGCAAGAAGCGGAACACAACGAGGCGAGGTTGGATTCAAGAGTGTGCAATTCGTTGAAATATTACTCGGCGCTGTTTGATTCGATTGATCACAGTGGCCTTCCACTGGAAAGTCCAATGAGGATCAAGATAGAGGAGATGTTTGCTAGGGAGATAAGGAACATAATTGCTTGTGAAGGAAGGGACAGGTTGGAGAGGCACCGAAGTTTCGGGAATTGGAGGAAGATGATGGTGGAGCACGGAGGGTTTCGATGCATGGGAGTCACAGACAGGGAAATGATTCAAAGCCAGTTTCTGTTAAGAATGTATTCTTGTGATAATTACAGTGTTCAGAAGCAGGAGCAGGAAGGAGCTACGGCACTTACTTTGGGTTGGCTCGATCAACCTCTCTACACAGTATCGTCTTGGGCACCGGTTGACGCGGCTGGAAGCTCATCCTCTTTTTCTCAGGCAGCTTGA
- the LOC123887287 gene encoding BAG family molecular chaperone regulator 1-like: MQQSKVTKRSTINNMFSRSKNSDNNVNGNVNSNVAELELRPGGMIVQKRNSDVSKNSSSIIKIKVKYGSSYHQIHISSHASFGELKKMLTESTGLHVEDQKLIFKKKERDSKSYLDVERVKDGSKLVLIEDIESRERRLLEKLKIAKKEKTSKSLIEITLEVDKLTKKVSDLEGVVSKGGVIAELDVESLTENLMRVLITLDEIYGDSELKLKRKEQVKRVQKQIETLDMLKMSKPKEDNIARESKVHCGVQKQHLQEKQELLKQSDSVVVTTKWETFD; encoded by the exons ATGCAGCAGTCAAAGGTAACAAAAAGGTCAACGATCAATAACATGTTTTCAAGGAGCAAAAATAGTGACAACAATGTCAATGGTAATGTTAATTCAAATGTAGCTGAATTGGAATTAAGACCAGGAGGAATGATAGTACAAAAGCGTAATTCAGATGTGAGTAAAAATTCTTCAtccatcatcaaaatcaaagtgAAGTATGGTTCATCCTATCACCAAATTCATATCAGTTCTCATGCAAGTTTTG GGGAATTGAAGAAAATGTTGACAGAATCTACAGGATTGCATGTTGAGGATCAGAAGttgattttcaagaaaaaagagagagattCAAAGTCATATCTTGATGTTGAGAGAGTCAAAGATGGATCAAAGTTGGTTTTAATTGAAGATATTGAGAGTAGAGAAAGAAGATTATTGGAGAAACTAAAGAttgcaaagaaagaaaaaacttcaaaatccTTAATTGAAATAACCTTAGAGGTTGATAAACTCACCAAAAAG GTTTCAGATTTGGAGGGTGTTGTTTCTAAAGGTGGAGTTATAGCAGAGTTAGATGTAGAGAGTTTAACAGAAAATTTGATGAGAGTATTGATTACATTGGATGAAATTTATGGTGATAGTGAActgaaattgaagagaaaagaaCAG GTTAAGAGAGTTCAGAAGCAGATTGAGACTCTTGATATGCTAAAGATGTCAAAGCCAAAAGAAGATAACATAGCAAGAGAGAGTAAGGTTCATTGTGGTGTTCAAAAACAGCATTTGCAGGAAAAGCAAGAACTTTTGAAACAATCTGACTCAGTTGTAGTAACAACAAAATGGGAAACTTTTGATTAA